ATGCCTGTACACCCTCGGAATTGGCGATTGGTGAAATCAGGTTTGCTGTAATACCGTCCGCACCGAATTCATTTGCCACGACACGCGTAATTCCGCGAATCGCTTCTTTCGCTGCAGCATACGCAGCTTGTGTTTTATGCCCTTTTAACCCGGCACCTGAAGCAAAGTTAATAATATTGCCGCGCGTTTTCTTTAAATGCGGAATAGCCGCATGCATTAAATACCATGTAGGATAGAAGCCTGTATCCATTGACAATGCTAAATGTTCTGGTGTTGTTTCAAGGAATGGCGTTTGTTTGGAAGCATGTGCATTGTTCACGAGCACATCTAAACGTCCATACTTCTCGACAACTTGTTCCACGACATTTTTCAGTTGATCATGCTTAGTCAAATCAAATTCAATAAAGCTCGAGTTCGGTGAATATTGCTGTAAATCCGCCAATACGTTTGCGCCGGCTTCCGGATTGAGATCAACTGCCACAACAATTGCCCCCTCTTTTGCCATTGCACGCCCCATACCAGCGCCAATACCGCCAGCACCACCTGTAATGATCACTACTTTGTCTTTTAATTTCAATACAATTTCTCCTTCTCAGAAAAACCACAAATCTAACGTGATTGTTCCCAGTATCGTTAATAACTTTTTTGTTACTAACAAATTAAATATACAACTACATCATTTTAGAGGCAAATGATTAACCGCACCTGTTATCCTTTCATTCTGTATCCTTGCTAGATTAAGTTCACTTCCCGCAGCACTTCTTAAACTTCTTTCCGCTGCCACATGGATCATTTCGACCAAGGCGCTATTACATTTACTTATATTAATTTGTAGAGCTTCATACAAATGTGAGCTACTTTTCATTAGCTTTAGTTAAACTTACATTAGCCAAAGTATTTCCTATTTCTCCATTAATAACTGATAAGCTGCCATCGTTTTCAAGAACGATGGCTTGAACTTCCTTTAAGTCCCCAATTCCATCATTTCGTACAGACTGCAGGATATCGCCCTCGCTAATTCTTTCCTTTTTCATCGTTTCTCTAAGAATTGAACCATTTAAATAAAATAAGCTCGGCTCTGACTTGATGAGTTTATTGAATTTTTTCCACCGTACAGATGTGAAGGTCAGCAAGAATTGCAATAAAATCAACAGAACAAATGCTAACAGTCCCTCTAGCAAGCTCACATTTTTATACAATAAAATTGTAGAGAGCACAGAACCAATGGCTACTGTTACCACCAAATCGAAAGCATTTAATTGGGTTAACGACCGTTTCCCGGAAGTCAGCAGGAAGAAGATTAGACCAATATAAGCAAGAATGCCAACAGTGATAATTCTAATAAAACTTTCCAATGTTATTGAGAACATGCTACCAGCTCCTATCTGTAATATTTAGCTTCTCAAGTAGGCAATCATAAAAAAAGCTTAAAGATTCTTATCTAAAACATTCTCATAACCACTTAAGTAATCTACTTTTTTTGTATACCCCATTCATAATCTTCCAAATACTCATCGTTTTAATTTAAAGCTTGTTACGACTCTTTTTAAAAGAATTGAACACTCATTTATAAAACCCAAAATATTGATAAAATTTCAGAGGGCGCTTTAGATAGTTTTATATTAATTCGTATGTAATTTCCGCATTCTTATATTTCTCCTGAAAGCGATGAAGCTCGTCCTTATCAAAGAAAAATGCAATTTCACGGTTATTGTAGACTGCTTTCGCAACTTTCTCGAACGGCTCTTGATTGCCTTCAAAATAAGTAGGCGTTATTGTTGATATACGCTCATAGCAAACCTTTCCTAACTCCAGCGATCGTTCTGGATTAACTTTGTACCATCCTTTAAAGACATATTCAAACCCGCCAAACTCACTTCGGACATGGGCGAATAATGCAATTTCTTGTCTCAGCTCATACAATCGTTTCTTCATATACGCTGCATTAAATTCCGAGTCTGTATGATACTCTGTGAAGAATTGCTCGTCCGCGTTTAGTTCATTATCCCAACTGGCATTCGGATAAAATTTTAACGCTTTAATGTCGATTGCCTCCTGAAATTTATGTTTGGCCCCACTTCCTTGTAATCCTTTATACCCTGCCCCAAAACAGTTGCAGCAATCTTTTACAGTTTTGAAGGCAATGTGCTCCGTTGCATCCAAATACCCTCTATGTACGTAAGTCATTGGATTATATCCTTGTTCAACATCCCACACTTTATAATCCATGGATTCAAACCTTTGACGAATATGTAATACGACTGAGTCGATTCTTTCATTCATTTCCTGCAAATCATTAATCACTTTTATACGAATGACCTCACATTCAATCGCTTGTACGATATCATGTTGACGCATAGAATCACTAAGTATCATTTCTTCTGATAAATGATAGGGCTCATCAATTTCAATAATCATATTGATTTGTGGAAAATAGATATCTGCTAGCGCGTAGGTTTTTGTTTCTATATCCCGGACGATATATTGCTGAGTAATCATTTTTATATCCGGGTTATTCAGTAGATGCCAAATCCGTGATACCACGTAGTTTTCGTCATTTTTCTTATTTGTTTTGGATAGTTGTTTTTTAATAAAGTTGTATTTTTTCATTTATTACTCCTATACGAAGAAAGGTTTTTTGCATCACTAAAAAAGTGCCAGGCACAGTTACACTAGGAACATAGGAGCTTTTCAGCTAGCTCCTCTTATGATAGTCGATCTGAAATTGTCTGGACGGCATCCATAAATACTTTAACAAATGCTTCGCGATATACATCATGCAGTATATGTACGTTTGGTTTATTGCCTGTTGAATTGTGTAAATCTACGACTGTTGCACCTGCTGTAATACCCTCTGTCGACATTTCTACATAGTAGTCTGTTCCTTTGAAAAACTCAGGATGTAGTAAATACATGAAGGCAGAAACGTCATGGAAGCGGAGCACCTCGGCGTAATGCGGCTCACTAAAAGGTGTTGGTTTCGCTACGTCCAAATAATACGTCACAAGATCATAAGCCTTTTGGGCAAACTCAGTACCAATGTCTAGAATTTTTTCCGCCTCAGTTTGCGTGACGAATGCTTTGTGGGTCACATCTAACCCGCACATGCTCATCGGTACGCCTGATTGCATCACAATTTGAGCGGCATGCGGATCTACAAAGGCGTTAAATTCGGCAACGGCTGTTTTATTGCCACCTTGAGCTGCGCCACCCATCCATGAAATAGTTTCAATGTTATCCTTTACTTCTGGGTGAGCGAGTAATAACGCTCCGACATTTGTTAAAGGACCTGTCGCAACAATCGTTACCTTCTCCTCACTCGCTAAAATCGTTTCACGCATAGCTGCAACTGCCGGACGGACATTTGTCGGTACTCCCACTTTCGGAAACTCTACTTTTCCAAACCCAAATGCACCATGAATTTCCTCTGCAACTTCAAGCTTTCGGAACATCGGCTGCTCAAGCCCTCGTGCAATCGTCACGTCTTCTTTAATGTAATTTAAAAACGCATGTGCATTGTAATTCGCCTTACTTTGCGAAATATTTCCAGATGCAGTCGTTACTAAACGAATATCAAAAATATCCTTATTGGCAAATGCTACTGTTAGCATCATTGCATCATCAATACCTGGATCTGTGTCAATAATTAGCGGTCGTCTTATCATGCTGTATTCACCTAATTCTTTCATTTATAGTCTCAGTATTAGATTGCCATAACCACTGTGGTAATTAAAGCAAAAAAGTATATCCTGATAAAATTAAGATTTACTCAGGTTTAATTTTCTATATCCTTATGTCGAGAAAACTCGATGAGCATTAAGTCTTCTGTATCCTTCTCGATTTTTTCTATATCTGGACGATCCCAGTCCCCTCCGAAATACTTTTCTTTATCCAGTATATAATGAAGCTTCGTATACTCCGCCTTTTGTATTAATTGAAGAATATACCCTACCCGATCCATCATGTACTTATTTAAAGCCATCATATCTTTATTAGACAGTTGGCTAATGACTTCTAATGGTCTATTTTGAGGAATCTTTGAGTACTCATCATAACCATATTTACCAGTATGCATATTCCATATCTACTAACTCATCCATGAATTGTCGATCAAGCTTTTTAATACAAATTCGACATATTCTTGTCTTTATTTTTAATTTTGTCTAATATATCATCTTTCCCTCTACTCTAGTACTACAACTGTTCAATTCACACTCAAAAATTAATGGTGAGTGATCACTAACGCTCAGATATTCTCCAATTTCACCAATACTAAAATTCCTAATGTACGGTACAAATTCTTTAGAAACTAAACAGTAATCTATATGGAAAGGTTTTTCTAAATTTTGATGATGATAGTAAGTATATTCGCTCTCCATACCATACTCCTCTTGATTAATATGGTGATAGCAACTAGTTAAATTATAGCTATTAAATAAGTCAATAATTTTATTATATCCACTCTTACCACCTAAACCTGAATAACTTGAAGTTACTCTCTTTTCAAGATTAAAATCACCCATAATAATTACTGGGCTATTCTTAATAAGATTTTCATATTCAATAAATGCATTATATAAAACTTTTCCATAAGAAGCTGAAGGCATTCTCTTAGTCCAAACGGCAATAAGTGTAAAATTTTCTCTTCCACTCACTTTAATAGGTATAATCCATTCATACTTTATATCTTCTACTAACAATTCCAGTTTATAGTCTTTTGAAAAGGTAAACACACCTACTCCTAATCCTCTTACCTTCCCTTCCCCTATCCATAAACAATCTTCAAATTGAAAATCTTTTTCTGATTTTTGTGGATTTTGTACTTCTTGAAGTATGGCAATATCAGGTGCTAAATTAGATATTCTTCTAATTTTTTCAATATTATTTAAGCCATTCTTAACATTCCATGAAATAATTTTCATTGTTTTTCCCCTTGTTCTAAATAGTGTAATATCCCATCACATTATTGCCAAATTTAACCACATTAAATTGTACTCATAAATAGATAAAAACGCAATATCAAATGATATTGCGTTTATTAATCTTACTATTATATATAAATCAAAACGGTACATCTTTTAATGTTGCTAAAATATAACTCATTAAATCAACTTGGTAATTTTTGTATTTCACATCAAGCCTATTGCCGTCCCATTTTTCACGAAATACTTCTTCAATTAGTATTTCCATTCCACCCTCAGCATAGTTTTCTAGAACTTTACGAGCTTCGGCATGGAATTCAGAATCATTGAAACGCTCTAAGTCTTTACCCTTATTTTCATCATTTAAAATCAGTGTATATATTAAATTACGCTCATCTAATGAGAAATAATTTGAACGGAATTCACGGCTTCTTTCAACTACTGGCGATAGTTTACCAGACTTTGCGCCAATTGCTGCGCAAATCAAAAATAAGGAATGATACTTCATATCATATGTGTTCGAGAAAAATGTATAAATATGTTCATATTTTTTACTCGTGTACATTATAATTTGCTTATCACCTAAAAAGTCCATTACTTATAGCCCCCTTGTAGTTAGAGCTGCGTGTAACTCTACTTGTTCAATTTCTGCATCCATCACATCTCGTTGTACAATTCGATAAAATTTACCCAACTTATTATTGTCTTTAAATACGCGTTCTTCATTCACCGTTAACTCAGTATCAGTTAATAATAGAACCCATTGTGATGCTAATGTTGGAATATTAATAATAAGCTGATCGCGGTTATTTGCACTTAAGCGGTTAAATGGTGAGTCCATAAATAGCGGGAAGTTAATTAATATATTATCGCCACTTGCAATTTGCGCGAGTGCCGTAATGAACGCTAACGCTACAATTTGGCGCTGACCTTGTGAAATATCTTGTGTAATATCAATATCATCGTGTCCGATAATCTCAATCTCAAACTTATCATTAATGTTAATTTTTTGAATTAAATTAATATCTTTACGATCAATTAAGCGTTTGAAAATATCAGTTGTTAAGTCACTTAAATTGTATCGCATTGTCGAACTGAATTCTTCCGTAATTTCTTTCACATTTTTACGAATTCTTTCGATATAGTCTAAAACCTTGGAATCAAAAGCAAGTGTTTGATTGTTTTTAAACATATCGGAAAGCTCGACTTCAAGTCGCTCTAATTGTTTTTCAGCTTCATCAATAGCATCTTTGACACGAGCAATTTGAATACGAGTTAGACTTTCTTTTTCGCGTTGTGTTTCTAGTGCATTTTTAATTTCTTCTAAATGTACTTCAGCACCTGCTCTTGAACCAATTTCTTTTTCAACCATCTCAATATCTCGAGCAATCTCTTTACGCTCTATATCTTTTTCACGTATTTTACGGAGTAACTTAACCATCTCTTGCTCGGAAGTGTCATAAGTATTCTGCTTTTCCGTAATTAAGTTTTTAATAGAACTTGAAATTGTGACAAGCTCGGAACGACGATAGTTTTCACGTAGTGATTGTACATATAACATATTTTCCTTATGTACGCTTAGATCATTATCACAGCAAGCACAACGACTTTGTTTTAATGAAAGATCTAATACATCTGATGGAACTATACTACCTTGATCAATTGTCAACTGCTCTAAGTAATTTGTGACATTTGGGAATGTAGCGTTAAGTAATAGAAACGATGCTTCATTACGAAGCTTGCCAACTACTTGTCCTTTTAAGTCATCTAAATATTCTACTTTAGAAGCCAGATTTTCACGTAATCCTTTTAACTGATCTTGTATACGGCGGATATCTTCATTTTGTGATAACTGAAGCTCATAATGGGTAATTAATTTCTTACATTCATTTTGTTCAATTAATAACTGTTGTTGAATCACTTTTTGTTGATCGATTTCAGACTTTTTCACTTCAATTTCTTTTTCTTTACTTTCGATATCTGTGTTTCCAGCGTTATCTATAATTTGCTTTTTTTCAGAGCGGTGTAAAGTTTCAATTATATTATGAGCTTCTTCTAAGTTGTTAATTTGTAAGAGCTTCGAAATAGCTGTCCGTACCTCTTTTTTTACTTCATCAGTCGTTTTCGCCAACGTGTCAATTTTTTCAGCGTCAAATAAGAAGAAGTCTTTAATTTCTTCATCTAAAATTTCATTCATTTTTGCACGAACTGTAACTTCATTATCAAAAGTTTGGGCACCGTAATTTCCATTTTCATCAAACATAACTAACTTTACGTAATCAAAACGTTCTTCGATACGGTCACCACGTTTAATTCCTTTTAAAGCTCGCGTAATTTCGAATTTACGTCCTAAATGTTCAAACGTAACTGTTACAGAGGTTTCAACTGGTCGCTTTGAATCCTCTAATAAGCGGAAACTAGCTAAGTGTACAGGCTCTTTCGGGTTATCTTGCTGAATATGTGTACTTCCATATAATGCATACATTAACGCTCTAAAAAGACCGGTCTTCCCTTTACCATTCTCTCCGAAAACAATCGTAATATTTTTTTCACCTAATGCAAATTCAATTGTTTGCTTGCCCATGTATTGACGAAAGTTTTGGAGTTCCATTTTTAAAAGTATCATCGTTTCATTTCATCTCCTTTGCTACATGCTCTCGTATGTTAGTACGCAGCGCATTACGAACCTCATCCTTTTGTGTCACTTGCTCCACATCTTGTAATAATTTCATAAGAAATGAACGATTCGGTTCCTCTAAATCATTAATACGTTTCAATAACTCCGAATTAATCATAATTTTCGTATTCCTCCTTCATTGCGTAATACACATCCCACGGTTTCATATCCATCAAATGGTTTAGGTTATATGGTGAAATGTACGGTAATATCGTATTTTTTGCATGTGATGGCGTGATGGAGCTATTCGCAAATTCCGCAAAGCGAGGTAACTCTTTACGTGCCACAGATGTGAATGATGAATCATCAGTATCTTTTGGCAATACAATAAAATCGTAAATTTCTGCAAGCACTTTACCATCGTATGTTCGTAAAATTCTTCCTCGACGTTGAACGAATTCTCGAGGATTTGAGGTGCTAGATAAAAAATAAGCTGTCTTCGTACTCGGTACATCTACACCTTCATCTAAACATTTGATTGCTACTAAAATTTGAATATCACCTGCAGCAAAACAATTTAAAATTTCTTTACGTTGCTTATTTGGTACTGTTGAATCAAACTTGTGAACCTTTAACCCAAGACTAGCTAACATACGTGTTATTTCATTTACTTGTCCATCTGCACAATATACAATCGAATGTGAGATGGTTTCAATACCCTTTTTTTCTAACAATTCTATTAAACGTGGAATTTTTTGTTCTGCTTTACTTAAAATTTTGGCACGGCGTCGATTCAATACGCTTAAATGCTCCTCGTCCTTATTCTTACTATTAAAATATTGAATAATTTGGCGAGTAAGTTTCATGTACTTTTGCATTTCTGTATCAGTCAAATCAATCACTTGAGGATGATATTTATAAGGCGTTAACTTATTTGCCAAAATTGCTTGGTCTAACGTGTATTCATAAACGACACCATTGAAATAATCTTTCAAAAAGTGAGTACCTGTTTCATCCCACCAGCGATCTGGGGTTGCAGAAAGGCCTAATCTCGCTTCAATGCTAGTATATGGTAAGTTTCTAAATCCAGAAGCCCCCATGTAGTGGCACTCATCCGCAATTAAAAAGCTATTTGATTGAAGCTTAGCTACTTGTTCATAAAACAACGGATTCATCGCTGTATCATACGTCGTAATTACAACCTCAAAATCACTTATTCCAATATTAAAATTGCGTACAACATACGCTAGTTCATCTTTCCATTTAGCTGTGGATTCATAACATAACAATGGAAACTCAATATTAAATTTCGAACTTTCTTCCTTCCATTGATCTACCAAATGCTTAAATGGTGCAAATATAACACAAAAGACTCGTCCATTTTTTTCACGATAAGATTGCATCGCTAGCAAGCTTGTAATCGTTTTGCCAGTACCAGTAGCCATTTCTAAAATGCCATTCCAGTTGTTTTCGGTAAATTTTTTGATAGCTTTTTTTTGATAATCGTGTGGTTGTGGTCCTTTTAGCTTTACATCACGAATGGGTGGTAGCGTTGACTTGCGATAAGTTAAAATATAATCTTTTAACCTTTCGTTCATTTCTTTTATGATAAGTCCGTTAGTTTGATCATTCCATAATTTTTCAAAATCCTCAACAGCTGCATCTATACGATGTGTATCATGCGGTGGTAGAAAAACATCTATTTTTTCAAAGTTTTCTGAAATACCACCAACTGTTTCGTTAGCAGAGCCGGAAAATAAAACCACGTTATCTTCTATGTCTTTAAAAAGTCCAAATTTTTCGTGATACAATGCATTATTTTCAGTAAATGCTATTTTAATTTCCAGCTTCTCCTCGTAAATAAGCCAAGCTAAAATATTAAGCGTATCGTCTTCAATATTTTTAGCTGTTATTTCTAACTCCTTTAAAAGCTTTCTTTCAATAATATCTTTCTTCGCTTGATAACCGTTTGCAATCGCATCTATATCTTGCTTTGTTAAATGAGGGTTAGCAATAATACGCACCCTACCTCCGTTATACAAGAAAAACTCGAGACCTTGAGCAATGAGCTTTAAGCTTTCGCTCGTAAAATAACCCGCTGCACGATCGTATTTTACACTTTCCCTTAAGCATTTTTCATAAAAATCTTTATATAGCTTTTCATTATCTGAACGGTATTTATATTTCAATGATAGATCCAACAAGCTCAAAAGCTACACCTCCAGTAGTTTTATAAAGCCATATTCATTAAATTCAAACAGTGGACTCGTTTTAATCGCATACGGCATACTTGGAGCATGCGTAAGCTTTTTTAACTTTAAAAACCTTGAAACATCTGCTTCATGATAATTCCCATCATATTCTTCTCGGATTAGTTTATAAGCTAATTCATCAATTGACGTAATTGATAAGTTTGGATTGATAATTAAAAGCTTGTTATAGCGATAATCCCTTGTAGTATCAATAACTATATAACCAATTTTTTTCGCTAAAGCTGCTAATAAATTCGGTTGCCACTGATATTCTGAGATTTCCGTTAAGCTACTAAAACCGATTAGATCGTAAACTGAAATATAATCCTGTTCAGTTAACACCTTTTTAAAATACTCTTTTACTTCCTGTAAAATATCTTCAGTAATATTTAACATATTACTATTAATGTATTTCACCGAAGTATATGGGTAAAAATATTTTTTTTCCTGTAAATCACTAATTACGGATGTATAACTACTTTCTGAATAACCTTTTTCTTTTAAAAAGCTCACTAAGTCACGACGTGTTAGTATCTCAGGAAACTCTTTGAAAATCGCTTCCTCAATTACAGTAATTTCAGATTCTAATGTATATATAAATTGATGGAATCCGCGGAATTCTGGCATTAAGACCTTTAAAATTGAAGCAAAATCATACAGTTTAATAATATTTTTTTCCGCTAATATCGCACTCATATCACTATCAAATTCCATTTCATACATTAAATCTTGTGTATATATATATTCCTCAGTGATAAAGTTTCGAGTAAATGTACGCATTTGATCAAGCTCTGTATGAGTAAAGTTGTATGAACTAAATAACCTTACACCATAATTATTATTTTCTAATTCAACTAATATAAATTCTGGGTCACGGCCAACTAACTGTTCAAGCTTATATGAAGGCCAATGTAATAGTTTTAAAATATCACTTTTAAGCAACACATTATTATTTTTCCTTAAAAGATTGGTTAACACTTCAGATGCATTTTCCACCTTTACATCTAACTTTGTAATACTTAGCGTGTTCCCTCGTCCTATCTGATATTGACCACTAAAATGATGTTGAATGATACTATACAAAAATAACGGTGAAGTGATAGCATAACTATTCCATGTTTCACAGTGCTTTTTATATAGTGTACTTGCTGTCGTAGTATTCATTGTACTTAATAAATCATTTAATTTTGATTCTATGTCTACAATAATATGTTGTTGTAATAAGTCTAAATCTTTATAGACAAAAGTATTCGGATCAACTAATACAATATTTTCTGTATCTCTTATACGTGCAATCGCTGCACGTTTACCATTTTCAAAAATAATGCCGAACGTTTTTTCCATCAAAATATTTAGCCTTGTAAAATTTTCATCTGTCAGCTCATATGGTTGCTCGTTTAATTTGTATTTAAAAAGATATTTAATAAGATGAGGCAGTTTTACATTTTTATAAATATAAATATCATTTTGTCGTCTATATGAGATATTTTTTAGAGTAAAGTCTAGTTTTCCTAACGTTACTTCAAATAGCTTATTTTCATTTATTTTTTTTAAAAGTTTATCAGCAAAAACAATTACTTTATCGTCACCTTCATACGTATTTACTATTTGTATAATGTAATTATTTAACTCAACATCAACCATAATATTGTTGCGAACTTCAAACGATTTAGAATTATTAATATAATAACGAATGATTATTTCAGAATTTTCATTCTCAGTTAAATTAGAAATAATTCTATCAAGCAATACTAATTCCTCTTGAAGTAAATATACTCGTATATATTCGTCAATCTTTAAAAGTTGTAATCGATTAAAAATTTTGTTTACTGCTCTTTTCTCAATTTGACGCACTCGTTCTCGTGTTACATTAAATTCTGTACCAACTTGCTCTAATGTATTGTTTAGACTACGTAATTTTAGTATTGAAATTTCTCTATCTATTAAACTTTCTGCAATCGCTGCAATAGCTTGCTTAACGGGTTTATGTACTTCCATTCGAGCAAATAATTCACTCAATAAAAAATCCCATTCTTCATCTTGGACTATTTCATATAAATGACTTTCTCCATCCATTTCTTCCTGATGATTTAATTTAATTCCTAAAATTTCAACTAATACATTCCATTTAAAATACATTAGTTCTTCGTAAACAGGGAGTGCCAAAATTTGCTCACGTAATTTCGCAGCTTTTATTTTAGCAATCTTATATTGCGCATTTTCTTTAAGCTCAGGTAGCTTTAAATGAAAATCTTCTATTTTTTCATTAATGTAATAATAGTTTTGTTTAGCATAAATATCATTTATAAATGATAAATAAGAAATATTATTTGCTTCTAAAATCATCTTTAAATCATTTTCACAGAAATATTCAATTCTACTTTCAAGTGTATTTAAATGAACTGTATTATTTAAAGTTTTCGTAATTCCTACTTTTACTGCACGTTGTTGAAGATCGTAATAGCGTGAAGTTACATATGAAGCTTTCATTCTCCCTACACCTAATTGCATACTATACGTTTGAATAATGTCAAGATTTATATCAGAAATTTTTGTAATATTATTTTGTGCACAATACTTAACAAACAACTTAAATTTACCACCGAAAAATAGTTCCTGAATCGGAACATCATTTAAAGATCCATAATCATATTGTTCTTCAGGTATTTGTTTTTCAACAATATTAAATTGATCAATAGGTTTTTGATCTTCTACACTTTTTTGAGCCAATGCATCTGTTACTCCACTTGTTATTTTATTCAACTTCCCTTGCATATGAACAATTTCGAATTGAGAATCCTTTAAATATTGTGTAATTAACTCTGAATTTTTCTTTACTAAATGTGCAATACCTTCAATTGTTATATAATTAAAAAACAAATCTGATTGAACATTATAGCGCCGTATTAGATGGTTGATGCCAATCACATCAGTATTTAGTTGAATAAAATTTTGATTGTCATTATATACTCTTACATAATGCATAGGCTCAAATACTTTTGCTGGAAAAAAGTTGTTCTGAATCGACTTTTCAAATGAAAATCCTCGTAGAATTAGTTCATCACGAATATCAAAAAAAAGATTTAGATCTTCCTTATATACTTTACGTAATTCATTTAACCAATCTTCTGTATGTAAAACTTTAGTCAATGTGCTCCCTTTAATATCTTCTAATTTAAAATATTCTGGCACGATTAAATGTTCATAATTCATTTCTTTACTCCCATCCACTCATTATAGGGAAATATGCCCCTCCCAGTAAAAATAAAGTTTTTAGAATGTCCTTTAAAATTTAATCTCATACATCTTTGTAATAACCGATGGAAGAAGACAGATACTAATTTATAATATCATATTTATTTTTACACTAGTCTTTATTTATCAATAAAAAGTTAAATAACATATAATTTTACACAAATAATCATTTAGAATAACACTACTTTTGAAGCATTTCTTATTAAATTATTATAGTAATTAGATTTCCACTATAGGAGGATATCTTTCCATAAAAATCTTTCTCAAAATATCGAGAAAGCCCTAATTTATACTAGGGAATGGACTAAAAAAAGGAAGCGATCCTGCTCTTGCAGTTATTTCAGCTGCTGCATTTATAATTAAAAATGGACGGAAATAAAGTTGAAGTGCATGACGTAGCATGCACCTCTTTAGTTCAATATTAGGAATAACTAAACCACTTCCGCCAAAACGAATTATTACTACTTTCATTAATAAACGCCA
This genomic window from Solibacillus sp. FSL R5-0449 contains:
- a CDS encoding DEAD/DEAH box helicase family protein, which produces MSLLDLSLKYKYRSDNEKLYKDFYEKCLRESVKYDRAAGYFTSESLKLIAQGLEFFLYNGGRVRIIANPHLTKQDIDAIANGYQAKKDIIERKLLKELEITAKNIEDDTLNILAWLIYEEKLEIKIAFTENNALYHEKFGLFKDIEDNVVLFSGSANETVGGISENFEKIDVFLPPHDTHRIDAAVEDFEKLWNDQTNGLIIKEMNERLKDYILTYRKSTLPPIRDVKLKGPQPHDYQKKAIKKFTENNWNGILEMATGTGKTITSLLAMQSYREKNGRVFCVIFAPFKHLVDQWKEESSKFNIEFPLLCYESTAKWKDELAYVVRNFNIGISDFEVVITTYDTAMNPLFYEQVAKLQSNSFLIADECHYMGASGFRNLPYTSIEARLGLSATPDRWWDETGTHFLKDYFNGVVYEYTLDQAILANKLTPYKYHPQVIDLTDTEMQKYMKLTRQIIQYFNSKNKDEEHLSVLNRRRAKILSKAEQKIPRLIELLEKKGIETISHSIVYCADGQVNEITRMLASLGLKVHKFDSTVPNKQRKEILNCFAAGDIQILVAIKCLDEGVDVPSTKTAYFLSSTSNPREFVQRRGRILRTYDGKVLAEIYDFIVLPKDTDDSSFTSVARKELPRFAEFANSSITPSHAKNTILPYISPYNLNHLMDMKPWDVYYAMKEEYENYD
- a CDS encoding sigma factor-like helix-turn-helix DNA-binding protein, whose translation is MNYEHLIVPEYFKLEDIKGSTLTKVLHTEDWLNELRKVYKEDLNLFFDIRDELILRGFSFEKSIQNNFFPAKVFEPMHYVRVYNDNQNFIQLNTDVIGINHLIRRYNVQSDLFFNYITIEGIAHLVKKNSELITQYLKDSQFEIVHMQGKLNKITSGVTDALAQKSVEDQKPIDQFNIVEKQIPEEQYDYGSLNDVPIQELFFGGKFKLFVKYCAQNNITKISDINLDIIQTYSMQLGVGRMKASYVTSRYYDLQQRAVKVGITKTLNNTVHLNTLESRIEYFCENDLKMILEANNISYLSFINDIYAKQNYYYINEKIEDFHLKLPELKENAQYKIAKIKAAKLREQILALPVYEELMYFKWNVLVEILGIKLNHQEEMDGESHLYEIVQDEEWDFLLSELFARMEVHKPVKQAIAAIAESLIDREISILKLRSLNNTLEQVGTEFNVTRERVRQIEKRAVNKIFNRLQLLKIDEYIRVYLLQEELVLLDRIISNLTENENSEIIIRYYINNSKSFEVRNNIMVDVELNNYIIQIVNTYEGDDKVIVFADKLLKKINENKLFEVTLGKLDFTLKNISYRRQNDIYIYKNVKLPHLIKYLFKYKLNEQPYELTDENFTRLNILMEKTFGIIFENGKRAAIARIRDTENIVLVDPNTFVYKDLDLLQQHIIVDIESKLNDLLSTMNTTTASTLYKKHCETWNSYAITSPLFLYSIIQHHFSGQYQIGRGNTLSITKLDVKVENASEVLTNLLRKNNNVLLKSDILKLLHWPSYKLEQLVGRDPEFILVELENNNYGVRLFSSYNFTHTELDQMRTFTRNFITEEYIYTQDLMYEMEFDSDMSAILAEKNIIKLYDFASILKVLMPEFRGFHQFIYTLESEITVIEEAIFKEFPEILTRRDLVSFLKEKGYSESSYTSVISDLQEKKYFYPYTSVKYINSNMLNITEDILQEVKEYFKKVLTEQDYISVYDLIGFSSLTEISEYQWQPNLLAALAKKIGYIVIDTTRDYRYNKLLIINPNLSITSIDELAYKLIREEYDGNYHEADVSRFLKLKKLTHAPSMPYAIKTSPLFEFNEYGFIKLLEV